A section of the Leptospira barantonii genome encodes:
- a CDS encoding aminopeptidase: protein MIEPKFDSPCSKNKCKSKTAHRLGRIAILLFLCFTLENCVGYLWHLGTGQLDILLKRKSIETILQDPSAKEELKTKLREVESFREYGIKELSLAPAAGFKSFVQLDREELGWHVSACYPLKLESYTWWFPIAGTVPYKGFFDLEKTKKEEQELKEKGFDTRIRITAGYSTLGWFEDPIFSSQLDDTKPHEIASLVFHEMAHATVYFPGDSLFNESYASFVEEEGAFHYLESVEGKESPIKKEILLKKEESKKLKVLLVETAGKLRKLYEGSGSDSEKLEGKKRILEEFKNSLLSAKREFKTIHLDKLATRNWNNEDFVGYLRYHSGTDFFHREFTKADRNFAKFHERMRTLVDLSNEERKKLLEAAR, encoded by the coding sequence ATAATAGAACCTAAATTCGATTCTCCTTGTTCGAAGAACAAGTGTAAATCGAAAACCGCACATCGATTGGGAAGAATCGCAATTCTCCTTTTTTTATGTTTCACTCTTGAGAACTGCGTGGGTTATCTCTGGCACTTGGGAACGGGACAACTCGACATTTTGCTAAAACGAAAATCGATCGAAACGATCCTGCAAGATCCGTCCGCAAAGGAAGAATTAAAAACAAAACTCAGAGAAGTGGAATCCTTTCGGGAATACGGAATCAAGGAACTTTCACTCGCTCCAGCCGCCGGATTCAAGTCCTTCGTTCAACTCGACCGGGAAGAATTGGGTTGGCACGTATCCGCTTGTTATCCTCTCAAGTTGGAATCTTATACTTGGTGGTTTCCGATCGCCGGAACGGTTCCTTACAAAGGATTTTTCGATTTGGAAAAAACGAAAAAGGAAGAGCAAGAACTCAAAGAGAAAGGATTCGACACAAGAATCAGAATCACCGCCGGTTATTCCACGCTCGGCTGGTTCGAAGATCCGATTTTCTCTTCACAATTGGACGATACAAAACCTCACGAGATCGCCTCACTCGTGTTTCACGAGATGGCGCACGCAACCGTATATTTTCCGGGAGATTCTCTCTTTAACGAGAGTTATGCGAGTTTCGTCGAAGAGGAAGGAGCGTTTCATTATCTGGAATCGGTGGAAGGAAAAGAAAGTCCGATTAAAAAAGAGATTCTTTTGAAAAAGGAAGAATCTAAAAAACTCAAAGTTTTACTCGTGGAAACCGCGGGTAAACTTAGAAAGTTATACGAAGGTTCAGGTAGCGATTCCGAAAAACTCGAAGGCAAAAAAAGAATCTTGGAAGAATTTAAAAACTCACTTCTTTCCGCTAAGAGAGAATTCAAAACGATCCACTTGGACAAACTCGCTACGAGAAACTGGAACAACGAAGACTTCGTAGGTTATCTTCGCTATCATTCCGGAACCGATTTTTTTCACCGCGAGTTTACAAAAGCGGATCGAAACTTTGCGAAGTTTCACGAAAGAATGCGAACGCTTGTGGATCTTTCCAACGAGGAAAGAAAGAAGTTGCTCGAAGCCGCGCGTTGA
- a CDS encoding pyridoxal phosphate-dependent aminotransferase: MRRNIVHSGADALIYEIRQIVAVAKKLEALGLQITYENIGDPIQKGESIPDWMKEIVSNLVLTDKSWAYTATQGYEPTRTFLAEKVNERGGAQITADDLLFFNGLGDAVAKIFGFMRREARVLGPSPAYSTISSAEAAHSGYEHLTYNLLPEHNWMPDLEDIENKVRYNDSITGILLINPDNPTGAVYDKTLMKDIVKICEKYDLMLICDETYAHVNYSDHGPLHLSEVIGDKVPGMALRSISKEFPWPGGRCGWLEIFNKDKDPVFSRYVKSLLDAKMLEVCSTTLPQMAIPEVYSHPEFIPHLKRRNEKFKKRAHAATEYFAGLKGVKVVEPKGAFYLTVAFDDGVLNSKMKLNVENKKADEFIQPLLGSAANDRRFVYYLLASTGICVVPLSAFCTLKDGFRVTLLEEDEEKFDWIYKTLRDKIGEYIASA, from the coding sequence ATGAGAAGAAACATCGTTCACAGCGGAGCCGATGCTCTGATCTATGAAATCAGACAGATCGTAGCCGTCGCGAAAAAACTGGAGGCTCTTGGTCTTCAGATCACTTACGAAAACATAGGAGATCCGATTCAAAAGGGAGAATCCATTCCCGATTGGATGAAAGAGATCGTTTCCAACCTGGTTCTAACGGACAAGTCCTGGGCCTACACGGCCACGCAGGGTTACGAACCTACGCGTACATTCCTCGCCGAAAAAGTAAACGAAAGAGGCGGAGCCCAGATCACCGCGGACGATCTTTTGTTTTTCAACGGACTCGGAGACGCGGTCGCGAAAATTTTCGGATTTATGAGAAGGGAAGCCCGTGTTCTCGGACCGAGTCCCGCTTATTCCACGATTTCATCCGCCGAAGCCGCACACAGCGGATATGAGCACCTAACGTATAATCTTCTTCCCGAACACAACTGGATGCCGGATTTGGAGGACATCGAGAATAAGGTTCGCTATAACGATTCCATCACAGGAATTCTTCTCATCAACCCGGACAATCCAACCGGCGCAGTGTATGATAAAACCTTAATGAAGGATATCGTAAAGATCTGCGAAAAATACGATCTGATGCTGATCTGCGACGAAACCTACGCGCACGTGAACTATTCCGATCACGGACCCTTACATCTTTCCGAGGTCATCGGAGACAAGGTGCCGGGAATGGCGCTAAGATCCATTTCCAAAGAATTTCCTTGGCCGGGCGGTCGTTGCGGTTGGCTTGAAATCTTCAACAAGGACAAGGATCCCGTTTTCAGTCGTTACGTAAAATCGTTGTTAGACGCAAAGATGCTCGAAGTATGTTCTACCACACTTCCGCAGATGGCGATTCCGGAGGTTTATTCTCATCCGGAATTTATTCCTCATCTAAAACGAAGAAACGAAAAGTTTAAAAAACGCGCTCACGCGGCGACCGAATACTTTGCCGGTTTAAAAGGTGTAAAGGTGGTCGAGCCGAAGGGAGCGTTCTATCTTACGGTCGCTTTCGACGACGGGGTTTTGAATTCCAAGATGAAGTTGAACGTGGAAAACAAAAAGGCGGACGAATTCATCCAACCTCTTTTGGGTTCCGCGGCGAACGATCGAAGATTCGTATATTATCTGCTCGCCTCCACGGGAATTTGTGTGGTTCCTTTGTCCGCGTTCTGTACGCTCAAGGACGGGTTTCGCGTAACGTTGCTCGAGGAGGACGAAGAAAAATTCGATTGGATCTATAAGACGCTTCGAGACAAGATCGGTGAGTATATCGCGTCCGCTTAA
- the len gene encoding endostatin-like outer membrane protein, LenA/LenB family has translation MFKKIFLSLLTGTIVMTLFSCEDKKEDNTGTLFFLLASSGALGNSVPSCKDSSFCRTFIATNNGAGYNGNLGGISGADAKCMAARPSGLTGTYKAVIVSLNVREVISATDGNPNRKDWVLYPNKQYRRSDGTTITFTTNANSIVTANLTNGIDAGAQKFFWNGFNGGAGTFPWEVSSDCNAWSSNNAVSAGKAGNTTETNPNLTPEGAFTVDTYNCNVNLNLLCAEQ, from the coding sequence ATGTTTAAAAAAATTTTTCTTAGCTTACTTACGGGAACGATCGTTATGACCCTTTTTTCCTGCGAAGACAAAAAAGAAGACAACACGGGCACTCTCTTTTTCTTACTCGCATCCAGCGGAGCATTGGGAAACTCCGTCCCCTCCTGCAAGGACTCTTCGTTCTGCAGAACGTTTATCGCGACAAATAACGGAGCCGGTTACAACGGAAACTTAGGCGGAATCAGTGGCGCGGACGCAAAGTGTATGGCGGCAAGACCTAGCGGCTTAACCGGAACTTACAAAGCGGTCATCGTATCGCTCAACGTTCGGGAAGTTATATCCGCTACGGATGGAAATCCGAATCGAAAAGACTGGGTTTTATATCCGAATAAACAATACCGCAGAAGCGACGGAACTACGATCACGTTTACCACGAACGCGAATTCGATCGTAACCGCAAACCTGACGAACGGAATCGATGCGGGAGCTCAGAAATTTTTCTGGAATGGCTTCAACGGAGGAGCGGGGACATTTCCATGGGAAGTCTCTTCCGATTGTAACGCGTGGTCTTCGAATAACGCCGTGTCCGCAGGAAAAGCGGGAAATACCACGGAGACAAATCCTAATTTAACGCCCGAAGGAGCGTTTACCGTGGATACGTATAACTGTAATGTGAACCTAAATCTACTCTGCGCCGAACAGTAA
- a CDS encoding cupin domain-containing protein, which produces MTNPNSDPIEPAESWEDFVFPKEVFSSSKAELDLEDVFHLYGLSSMEEFRPHSSLRNQILSKVLQDPTDLSTTGLHGNDSKTKNAPKSHEDFLFVRKSEESLWKKSAFEGVEYKILNRDSSRNTVTLMIRMEPGAVFPAHPHGSAEDCFLVSGDLMIAGTTMSAGDFHRAEAGSKHKKFTTSLGAEFLIVSGESDFSESEKFFS; this is translated from the coding sequence ATGACGAACCCGAATTCCGACCCGATCGAACCGGCGGAAAGCTGGGAGGATTTCGTCTTTCCGAAAGAAGTTTTTTCTTCTTCGAAGGCAGAGTTGGACTTAGAGGACGTGTTTCATCTTTACGGACTTTCTTCGATGGAGGAGTTCCGACCTCATTCTTCCCTGAGGAATCAAATTCTATCCAAGGTTTTGCAAGACCCGACCGATTTGAGCACGACCGGCTTGCACGGGAACGATTCGAAAACGAAGAACGCGCCGAAATCGCACGAGGACTTTCTATTCGTCCGCAAATCGGAGGAATCGCTCTGGAAGAAAAGCGCATTCGAAGGTGTGGAATATAAAATTCTCAACCGAGATTCTTCCCGCAACACGGTAACTCTTATGATCCGAATGGAACCCGGCGCGGTGTTTCCGGCGCACCCGCACGGAAGCGCGGAAGATTGTTTTCTCGTAAGCGGCGATTTGATGATCGCCGGAACTACGATGTCGGCCGGAGACTTTCACAGAGCGGAAGCCGGATCCAAACATAAAAAATTTACCACGTCTCTCGGAGCGGAATTCCTGATCGTATCGGGAGAATCCGACTTCTCAGAATCCGAGAAATTTTTTTCCTAA
- the lsa19 gene encoding adhesin Lsa19 produces MIRLLTAIAVLFSLTVCKPKVAESSDAVVTFLKGKASVIETGKDLSPLANVTEKQSVKTDSDAVLDLTSKLGSFRLLGGSTATLATLNAESASFQVSEGNVLIKAGKLAKGQSLLVDTPTVVAAVRGTQFWGRVNGKDESGTFAVREGAVEITRKSDNVRVLIEAGQAVDLKPGEKDLKPRTAAKEELAAMEQIDQMK; encoded by the coding sequence ATGATCCGTTTATTAACCGCGATTGCGGTTTTATTCTCTCTCACCGTTTGTAAACCGAAGGTCGCCGAAAGTTCGGACGCGGTTGTAACCTTTCTCAAAGGAAAGGCTTCCGTAATCGAAACCGGTAAAGATCTTTCTCCTCTTGCAAACGTAACCGAAAAACAATCCGTGAAAACGGATTCGGACGCGGTATTAGATCTTACTTCCAAACTCGGAAGTTTCCGTTTATTAGGCGGAAGCACCGCAACCTTGGCGACTCTCAACGCAGAGAGCGCGTCCTTTCAAGTTTCCGAAGGAAACGTTTTGATCAAAGCGGGTAAACTCGCAAAAGGTCAAAGCCTTCTTGTGGATACACCTACAGTCGTTGCGGCCGTTCGTGGAACCCAGTTTTGGGGAAGAGTGAACGGCAAGGACGAATCCGGCACCTTTGCGGTTCGTGAAGGAGCCGTTGAGATCACTCGTAAGTCCGACAACGTAAGAGTTCTGATCGAAGCCGGACAAGCGGTGGATCTAAAACCCGGTGAGAAGGATCTAAAACCTAGAACCGCCGCCAAAGAAGAATTAGCCGCGATGGAGCAGATCGACCAAATGAAATGA
- the purM gene encoding phosphoribosylformylglycinamidine cyclo-ligase, with product MPDFLVGPVFFCVQGFCLFQAILKKNRERRMEEKITYKSAGVDTEKGREFVQKIKRNVESTHGPRVLGGLGGFAGAYDVSVLKKFNQPILLSGTDGVGTKIELARLLNTFDTVGIDLVAMCVNDILVCGGEPFFFLDYIACGKLDPEKMDQIVSGIVQGCKLSNASLLGGETAEHPGTMKEDEFDLAGFVVGAVEKDLMIDGSTIKPGDKILGLESSGPHSNGFSLIRKLLLKDGKHLPSDPEQVKFLKEYALKPTRIYVQSILKLLQKIPVKGMVHITGGGYQENVPRVLPKGSQAKFFKDRIPSGYFFERLKKDHKLDELEMFATFNMGIGYMVIVSEENVSSAKEFLESTGESVHEIGEILSGNKEEVIFV from the coding sequence GTGCCGGATTTCCTAGTGGGTCCGGTTTTTTTTTGTGTGCAGGGATTTTGTCTTTTCCAAGCTATTCTAAAAAAGAACCGGGAACGGAGAATGGAAGAAAAGATCACATACAAAAGCGCGGGTGTGGACACCGAAAAGGGAAGAGAGTTCGTTCAAAAGATCAAACGAAACGTAGAATCCACGCACGGACCGAGAGTTCTCGGCGGTCTCGGCGGCTTTGCAGGAGCTTACGACGTAAGCGTTCTTAAAAAATTCAACCAACCCATTCTTCTTTCCGGAACCGACGGCGTCGGAACAAAGATAGAACTCGCAAGATTGTTAAACACGTTCGATACGGTAGGGATCGATTTGGTCGCGATGTGTGTGAACGACATTCTCGTTTGTGGCGGAGAACCGTTTTTCTTTTTGGATTATATCGCCTGCGGAAAATTAGATCCGGAAAAAATGGATCAAATCGTATCGGGAATCGTACAAGGATGCAAATTGTCGAATGCTTCCTTACTCGGTGGAGAAACCGCGGAACATCCCGGAACGATGAAGGAAGACGAGTTCGACCTCGCGGGTTTTGTAGTCGGCGCGGTGGAAAAGGATCTGATGATCGACGGTTCCACGATCAAACCGGGCGATAAAATTTTAGGATTGGAATCGAGCGGTCCGCACAGCAACGGTTTCTCACTCATTCGTAAACTTCTTTTGAAAGACGGAAAACATCTTCCATCCGATCCGGAACAGGTTAAGTTTTTAAAAGAATACGCTCTCAAACCTACGCGTATCTACGTTCAAAGTATATTAAAACTTTTGCAAAAGATTCCCGTAAAAGGAATGGTTCACATCACCGGAGGCGGTTATCAGGAAAACGTTCCGAGAGTTCTTCCGAAAGGATCTCAGGCGAAATTTTTCAAGGATAGAATTCCTTCCGGATATTTTTTCGAAAGATTAAAAAAAGATCATAAACTCGACGAGTTGGAAATGTTCGCCACGTTCAACATGGGAATCGGTTATATGGTGATCGTATCCGAAGAGAACGTTTCTTCCGCAAAAGAATTTTTGGAATCCACCGGAGAATCGGTTCACGAGATCGGAGAGATTCTTTCCGGTAATAAAGAAGAAGTAATCTTCGTCTAA
- the murI gene encoding glutamate racemase → MSRPLKIGLMDSGMGGLSVLKELLKYDSEMEIVYYGDLKNSPYGEKQASVVLELVRNVCNYLQAENVDAILLACNTATSAAAETLRKEFKIPIFGMEPAIKPAILQNPGKKVALLATPVTQREEKLQKLKTELGAEELIVPVSCPGLAGFVDRGEFAEAEKYLLPILSDLREKKVEILVLGCTHYVFLKQIILKNFPEVKLYDGNFGTVKHLLNSLEANADAASNATADTNSIPEGPRSDSGRGPHYRLILNSDDDSHIRLAADLLESPSKV, encoded by the coding sequence ATATCGCGTCCGCTTAAAATCGGACTGATGGATTCCGGAATGGGCGGCTTGTCCGTTCTTAAGGAACTCCTGAAATACGATTCGGAAATGGAAATCGTATATTACGGAGATCTAAAGAACAGTCCTTACGGGGAAAAACAAGCCTCCGTCGTTCTGGAACTCGTTCGAAACGTATGCAATTATTTGCAAGCGGAGAATGTGGACGCGATTCTTCTCGCGTGTAACACCGCGACCTCGGCCGCGGCGGAAACCCTCCGAAAAGAATTTAAGATTCCTATTTTCGGAATGGAGCCCGCGATCAAACCGGCGATTCTCCAGAACCCCGGAAAAAAAGTCGCGTTACTCGCAACGCCTGTCACTCAAAGAGAGGAAAAACTTCAGAAGTTAAAGACGGAACTCGGTGCGGAAGAATTGATCGTTCCCGTATCCTGTCCCGGTCTCGCCGGTTTTGTGGATAGGGGAGAATTTGCCGAGGCCGAAAAGTATCTTCTTCCGATTCTTTCGGATCTTCGCGAAAAGAAGGTGGAGATTCTCGTTCTCGGGTGTACCCATTACGTTTTTCTAAAACAGATTATTCTAAAGAACTTTCCGGAGGTCAAACTCTACGACGGAAATTTCGGAACCGTAAAACATCTTTTGAATTCCCTGGAAGCGAATGCGGACGCGGCTTCAAATGCAACCGCCGATACGAACTCGATCCCCGAAGGACCACGATCCGATTCCGGGAGAGGCCCTCATTATAGATTGATCTTAAACAGCGACGACGACTCTCACATTCGATTGGCGGCCGATCTTTTAGAATCTCCGAGCAAGGTCTAA
- a CDS encoding S1C family serine protease, whose amino-acid sequence MEFIRSLPKVVVFNGILLVALILILIFPKECSLSSLFSGKRPINPGEQKSAIEIQNSFRNVYHLVKDSVVSIRTKKSESITSPYHYFDFRNERLASFGSGFFVHEKGYIVTNYHVIEGAESIEVITSNGSVHSAKYVGSHERADIALLKIREGSGLRPIVFGDSDRIEVGDWAIAIGSPFGLERSFSVGVVSAKYREDLDETGQTHIQTDSMINPGSSGGPLLNIYGEVIGINRLIRSETGRNSGIGFAIPSNYALKIIRMIESNQGRHIRPAILGVMATVPLPDHRIALGIPDSWTGVLVYDMDPQSSAELGGIKRYDFILEANGAPIKNINDLREQVGIVGLGGKIKLRIYREKTMLELPVKLIQK is encoded by the coding sequence ATGGAATTTATACGTTCACTTCCTAAGGTTGTCGTCTTCAACGGAATTCTTTTGGTCGCTCTCATTTTGATCCTGATTTTTCCCAAGGAATGTTCGTTGTCTTCTCTTTTCTCCGGCAAAAGACCGATCAATCCGGGCGAACAAAAGTCGGCGATCGAAATCCAGAATTCCTTTCGCAACGTCTATCATCTCGTTAAGGATTCGGTCGTTTCCATTCGCACGAAAAAAAGCGAATCGATCACAAGCCCGTATCACTACTTCGATTTCAGAAACGAAAGACTGGCTTCCTTCGGAAGCGGTTTTTTCGTTCATGAAAAAGGTTATATAGTTACCAACTACCACGTCATCGAAGGTGCGGAAAGTATCGAAGTCATCACCTCGAACGGTAGCGTTCATTCCGCGAAATACGTGGGAAGCCACGAACGCGCGGACATCGCTCTTTTAAAAATCCGAGAAGGTTCCGGTTTGCGTCCCATCGTTTTCGGAGATTCGGACCGGATCGAAGTGGGAGATTGGGCGATCGCGATCGGTTCTCCCTTCGGTCTCGAACGTTCCTTCAGCGTCGGCGTGGTCTCAGCGAAATACAGGGAGGATCTGGACGAAACCGGTCAGACTCATATCCAAACGGACAGCATGATCAACCCGGGAAGTAGCGGAGGTCCGCTCTTAAACATCTACGGAGAAGTGATCGGGATCAACCGTTTGATCCGAAGCGAAACTGGTCGTAACTCCGGCATCGGTTTTGCGATTCCGAGCAATTATGCTTTGAAGATTATCCGAATGATCGAGTCTAATCAAGGCAGACATATTCGTCCGGCGATTCTCGGCGTGATGGCTACGGTTCCGCTTCCCGATCATAGAATCGCATTGGGCATTCCCGATTCTTGGACGGGGGTTCTCGTTTACGATATGGATCCTCAGTCTTCGGCGGAACTCGGAGGAATCAAACGTTATGATTTTATTCTCGAGGCGAACGGAGCCCCGATCAAAAATATTAATGATCTGCGTGAACAGGTTGGAATAGTGGGACTTGGGGGCAAGATCAAGCTCCGTATCTACCGGGAGAAAACGATGCTCGAACTTCCGGTGAAGTTGATTCAAAAATAG
- a CDS encoding chloride channel protein has protein sequence MLSRLTFFYVILGIAGGLFSAAFWMLLEYLTRFASAISGIYTVPFMTISGLLIGLVIHFLGEPGEISLVIDNIRFRGGKLEASQNPSMALSSILSISSGGSAGPEAPLVQITGSFGNWFAEKLGLTGEEYRSMTIAGMAAGFTSLFGSPLGGALFALEILQHRHVVEYYKALLPAFLSSTSAFFVFLWMTHAGLQPTWQFPQYVPGDIQDFLYALLLGAVGAVLGWMFHGLFIANRWIYSKIPGPIYWKTLLGGAVLGCIAWQIPLTRFFGHDQLNQIVEGKFTLVFLAALIFWKTFAITSTVASGWRGGVIIPLFFIGACAGKLLFGILPTENESFLMICLMAAVNSSVTKTPISTTILLSELTGLYSFTPVLIASLSGYFLSPKEPFIKTQGKEV, from the coding sequence ATGCTTTCGAGACTCACTTTTTTTTACGTGATTCTCGGGATCGCGGGCGGACTTTTTTCGGCCGCGTTTTGGATGCTCCTCGAATACCTGACACGTTTTGCGTCCGCGATCTCCGGGATTTACACCGTTCCTTTTATGACGATCTCCGGACTGTTGATTGGACTCGTCATTCATTTTCTCGGAGAACCGGGGGAAATCTCATTAGTAATCGATAATATACGTTTTCGTGGCGGAAAGTTGGAAGCGAGTCAGAATCCTTCCATGGCTCTTTCTTCCATCTTAAGTATATCTTCGGGAGGAAGCGCTGGTCCCGAGGCTCCTCTCGTTCAAATCACGGGTTCCTTCGGAAACTGGTTCGCAGAAAAGCTCGGACTTACCGGAGAAGAATACAGATCTATGACCATCGCCGGGATGGCCGCGGGTTTTACTTCGTTGTTCGGTTCTCCCTTGGGAGGCGCGTTATTCGCTCTTGAAATCCTACAACACAGACACGTGGTCGAATACTATAAGGCGCTTCTTCCCGCGTTTTTATCGAGCACATCGGCGTTTTTCGTTTTCCTTTGGATGACACACGCGGGTTTACAACCCACTTGGCAGTTTCCTCAGTACGTTCCCGGAGACATTCAAGATTTCTTATATGCTCTTTTACTCGGCGCGGTCGGCGCGGTTCTCGGATGGATGTTTCACGGTTTGTTCATCGCAAATCGTTGGATCTATTCTAAAATTCCGGGACCGATCTACTGGAAGACCTTGCTCGGCGGCGCGGTTTTGGGATGTATCGCTTGGCAGATTCCGTTGACCCGGTTTTTCGGACACGATCAACTCAATCAAATCGTGGAAGGAAAGTTCACTCTCGTTTTTTTAGCGGCTTTGATCTTCTGGAAAACATTCGCGATCACGAGTACGGTTGCGAGCGGTTGGAGAGGGGGAGTGATCATTCCCTTGTTTTTTATCGGGGCTTGCGCCGGTAAACTTTTGTTCGGAATTCTTCCTACCGAAAACGAATCCTTTCTGATGATCTGCTTGATGGCCGCGGTCAATTCTTCCGTAACCAAAACTCCGATTTCCACCACGATTTTGTTATCCGAACTGACCGGTCTTTACAGTTTTACACCTGTGTTGATCGCAAGTTTAAGCGGTTACTTTTTATCTCCTAAAGAACCGTTTATCAAAACTCAGGGAAAAGAAGTTTAA
- a CDS encoding ankyrin repeat domain-containing protein, giving the protein MNVLLKLVFIFAASVSWNCFSVWTLYENVNKPIRIREKNFQNDYGRQNHPDYETSPKFIYGGVRSWLDPHFSAESAILLIAAIIDFPLCLVMDTILLPISAPLAVNYNWKKSSSALKASPLIVKIKRNDTTNARKLIQEGADVNFNYYGRSPLGYAIEKGNIEIVQLLLEKGADANSEFDQEPMLIHAQRVGGIPDPDIRLKIIRLLVEKGKANLEISSSSGGNNRPLHEAVDLFGSKYKYEYAKYFIENGADVNAKDDDGQTPLHLATYFAEDKKEILKLLLKHGAKINSKNNQGQTPLHIAARGWNRRWLVEYFLSQGANPNIKDKSGKTPFEYKTAD; this is encoded by the coding sequence ATGAATGTTTTGCTAAAACTCGTATTCATTTTCGCCGCGAGCGTTTCCTGGAATTGTTTCTCTGTGTGGACGTTGTACGAAAACGTGAATAAACCCATTCGAATCCGAGAGAAAAATTTCCAGAACGATTATGGCCGTCAAAATCATCCGGATTACGAAACCTCTCCTAAATTTATCTACGGCGGAGTACGATCTTGGCTCGATCCTCATTTTTCAGCGGAATCAGCGATTCTACTGATAGCTGCAATCATTGACTTTCCTCTTTGTTTGGTTATGGATACCATTCTTCTCCCGATTTCGGCTCCTCTCGCCGTAAACTATAATTGGAAAAAATCGTCGAGCGCTCTCAAAGCAAGTCCTCTGATAGTAAAAATCAAACGGAACGATACAACAAACGCCAGAAAGTTAATTCAGGAAGGTGCGGACGTCAATTTTAATTACTATGGCAGATCGCCTTTGGGCTACGCGATCGAAAAAGGAAACATAGAAATCGTCCAACTACTTTTAGAAAAAGGAGCCGATGCGAACTCCGAATTCGATCAGGAACCTATGCTCATACATGCCCAGCGTGTTGGAGGAATTCCGGACCCGGATATACGTTTAAAAATCATTCGACTCTTAGTGGAAAAAGGAAAGGCAAATCTTGAAATTTCCTCTTCATCAGGCGGAAACAATAGACCTCTCCACGAAGCGGTCGACCTTTTCGGTTCAAAATATAAATATGAATATGCAAAATACTTTATAGAGAACGGCGCCGATGTGAACGCCAAAGACGACGACGGTCAAACCCCCTTACATTTGGCGACCTATTTCGCGGAAGATAAAAAGGAAATCTTGAAGTTACTTTTAAAACACGGCGCAAAAATTAATTCTAAGAACAATCAGGGGCAAACGCCGTTACACATTGCAGCCCGAGGTTGGAACCGCCGCTGGTTGGTAGAATATTTTCTCAGCCAAGGCGCGAATCCGAATATAAAAGACAAATCGGGGAAAACTCCGTTCGAATACAAAACGGCCGATTGA
- a CDS encoding RNA polymerase sigma factor, with product MSSEAERLIAEIVRKEQRSLEKFYDLYGSMLYSVVYKILMNREEAEEILQEVFSILWTKAEQFDSSKSSPLTWMTTIARNAALSKIRSVDHRTRRQSFEFQESFAENPKVIQDSVFQNVMDSSLRDKVKEAIAGLAPEISILLEEAYWSGLSQSEIAKKYDLPLGTVKSRIRSGLMELRASLKDWS from the coding sequence ATGTCCTCAGAGGCGGAACGTCTCATAGCGGAGATCGTTCGTAAAGAACAACGTTCTCTGGAAAAATTCTACGATTTATACGGATCGATGCTCTATTCGGTAGTTTATAAAATTCTAATGAATCGTGAAGAGGCCGAAGAGATTCTTCAGGAAGTGTTCTCGATTCTCTGGACGAAAGCCGAACAGTTTGATTCTTCCAAATCGTCTCCCTTAACCTGGATGACTACGATTGCGCGTAACGCGGCGCTTTCCAAAATCCGATCGGTGGATCATAGAACGCGAAGACAAAGTTTTGAATTTCAGGAAAGTTTTGCGGAGAATCCGAAGGTGATCCAGGATTCCGTTTTTCAAAACGTGATGGACTCGAGCCTCAGAGATAAGGTCAAAGAAGCGATCGCCGGTTTGGCGCCGGAGATTTCCATTCTTTTGGAAGAGGCATATTGGAGCGGTCTCAGTCAAAGCGAGATCGCTAAGAAATACGATCTTCCTTTGGGAACGGTCAAATCGAGAATTCGGTCGGGGCTGATGGAACTTAGGGCGTCCTTGAAGGATTGGTCGTGA